A stretch of the Acidilobus sp. 7A genome encodes the following:
- a CDS encoding DEAD/DEAH box helicase, translating into MKSEVAQKLMQMLGFKELYPPQKAAVEAGVEEGQSLLVSSPTASGKTFIAMTALASAAMRGLKAFYTSPLRSIAMEKYRQFREVLPKLSLRVGISIGDLNVNDEAVIKRSDVVITTYEKLDSIIRNSPSLVGEIGALVVDEIHYVDDDKRGPVIETLLSKVMYKSKGVQVVALSATVSNVDEIARWLNAKLVASDWRPVPLSEGVYKDGVIHFADGSKRKVEEVSVNPSINLVVDESKQGGQTLVFAQSRRRAMQLAKAASKLPKGLLSFDQRKAREYAAKMMSTEGPRLLREELAGLISLGVSYHHAGLSNEQRTIIEDAFREGALAAIFATPTLAAGVNLPARRVVIAEVDRYDETQGVPRDIKVFEYKQFAGRAGRPGLDPYGEAIIVASRPRSVKELMEEYIKAKPERLESRLYGVRGLRHSALGAIASGVANDFSSLLELHRRTLYYIQRGEERLQQLLRMSIDDLVAWGLVTEADGKLRATELGDAVSRTYLDPASVPKLRKLIKRVRNKFTTEALLYIISSMPDMNPLPLRSSEAEKIMDIAIERVPMIIDIVDWDDPDSVAALKTTLALLDWVEEISDDKIAETYDVGPGDVASVIDTAKWIANSLADIAPAAGLPEDVGGQLRVLARRIESGVRPELLPLVEIPGIGRVRARRLYSAGFKTLESLASASPQQLLRVPGLGPATVASILEFFGRKDEAASLKGGREEGVGLDRFA; encoded by the coding sequence TTGAAGTCAGAGGTAGCGCAGAAGCTAATGCAGATGCTGGGCTTCAAGGAGCTCTACCCTCCGCAGAAGGCTGCAGTTGAGGCAGGCGTTGAGGAGGGCCAGAGCCTCCTCGTGTCGTCACCGACAGCTTCAGGCAAGACATTCATAGCGATGACTGCCCTCGCGTCTGCAGCCATGAGGGGGCTCAAGGCGTTCTACACCTCGCCCCTGAGGAGCATAGCCATGGAGAAGTACAGGCAGTTCAGGGAGGTCCTCCCAAAGCTCAGCCTGAGGGTTGGGATAAGCATAGGTGACCTCAACGTAAACGATGAGGCTGTCATAAAGAGGAGCGACGTGGTGATAACCACCTATGAGAAGCTTGACTCGATTATCAGGAACAGCCCCTCACTCGTAGGCGAGATAGGGGCCCTTGTCGTTGATGAGATACACTACGTTGATGATGACAAGAGAGGGCCTGTCATCGAGACCCTGCTGTCAAAGGTCATGTATAAGTCAAAGGGCGTCCAGGTGGTGGCCCTGAGCGCCACCGTCTCGAACGTTGACGAGATTGCCAGGTGGCTTAACGCCAAGCTTGTAGCCTCTGACTGGAGGCCCGTGCCCCTCAGCGAGGGGGTCTACAAGGACGGCGTGATACACTTCGCTGATGGAAGCAAGAGGAAGGTGGAGGAGGTCAGCGTAAACCCTAGCATAAACCTAGTAGTTGACGAGAGCAAGCAGGGAGGCCAGACGCTGGTCTTCGCTCAGTCCAGGAGGAGGGCCATGCAGCTCGCCAAGGCGGCCTCAAAGCTGCCCAAGGGGCTCCTCAGCTTCGACCAGAGAAAGGCAAGGGAGTACGCCGCTAAGATGATGTCTACCGAGGGACCAAGGCTGCTGAGGGAGGAGCTGGCGGGGCTCATCTCCCTGGGCGTCTCCTACCACCACGCAGGGCTCTCAAACGAGCAGAGGACTATAATTGAGGACGCCTTCAGGGAGGGGGCCCTGGCGGCTATATTTGCAACACCAACCCTCGCAGCTGGCGTCAACCTGCCGGCCAGGAGGGTTGTTATAGCAGAGGTCGACAGGTACGACGAGACCCAGGGGGTTCCAAGGGATATCAAGGTCTTTGAGTACAAGCAGTTCGCCGGCAGGGCGGGCAGGCCAGGCCTTGACCCCTACGGGGAGGCCATAATAGTGGCGTCGAGGCCCAGGAGCGTGAAGGAACTGATGGAGGAGTACATAAAGGCCAAGCCGGAGAGGCTTGAGAGTAGGCTCTACGGCGTCCGCGGCCTCAGGCACTCCGCCCTGGGGGCAATAGCGTCAGGCGTGGCTAACGACTTCAGCTCCCTGCTCGAGCTGCACAGGAGGACCCTCTACTACATTCAGAGGGGCGAGGAGAGGCTCCAGCAGCTGCTCAGGATGTCAATCGACGACCTGGTGGCCTGGGGACTCGTAACCGAGGCTGACGGGAAGCTAAGGGCCACGGAGCTCGGCGACGCCGTCTCGAGGACGTACCTGGACCCGGCAAGCGTGCCTAAGCTGCGCAAGCTCATTAAGAGGGTCCGCAACAAGTTCACCACGGAGGCCCTCCTCTACATAATATCATCAATGCCGGACATGAACCCGCTCCCCCTCAGGAGCTCCGAGGCAGAGAAGATAATGGACATAGCCATAGAGCGCGTGCCCATGATTATAGACATCGTTGACTGGGACGACCCTGACAGCGTTGCGGCCCTGAAGACAACGCTGGCGCTGCTTGACTGGGTGGAGGAGATCTCCGACGACAAGATAGCCGAGACCTATGACGTCGGCCCGGGCGACGTGGCCTCAGTAATAGACACAGCCAAGTGGATAGCGAACTCCCTCGCCGACATAGCCCCAGCGGCCGGGCTGCCCGAGGACGTTGGTGGCCAGCTGAGGGTGCTGGCGAGGCGCATAGAGAGTGGCGTCAGGCCGGAGCTGCTGCCGCTCGTGGAGATACCAGGCATAGGCAGGGTCAGGGCAAGGAGGCTCTACAGCGCCGGCTTCAAGACGCTTGAGTCGCTGGCCTCGGCCTCACCCCAGCAGCTGCTCAGGGTCCCGGGCCTTGGGCCGGCCACCGTGGCATCTATACTTGAGTTCTTCGGCAGGAAGGATGAGGCTGCCTCCCTAAAGGGAGGGAGGGAAGAGGGCGTAGGCCTTGACAGGTTCGCGTGA
- a CDS encoding LSm family protein codes for MASQPERTNTFKVMNEYLNASVYVKLKGGEGVKGILKSFDQHLNLVLENAEELTEKGSRSLGTVLVRGDSIVAISPVK; via the coding sequence ATGGCAAGCCAGCCGGAGAGGACGAACACGTTTAAGGTCATGAACGAGTACCTGAACGCCAGCGTGTACGTCAAGCTTAAGGGAGGAGAGGGCGTCAAGGGTATATTGAAGAGCTTCGACCAGCACCTGAACCTGGTGTTGGAGAACGCCGAGGAGCTCACAGAGAAGGGATCGCGCAGCCTCGGCACAGTGCTTGTCAGGGGCGACAGCATAGTAGCCATAAGCCCGGTGAAGTGA
- a CDS encoding 50S ribosomal protein L37e yields MVKGTASFGKMGRGQTHIVCRRCGRRAFNVAKGYCAACGYGRSKRIRRYSWQNKKVNRVRIV; encoded by the coding sequence ATGGTGAAGGGCACAGCGTCCTTCGGCAAGATGGGAAGAGGTCAAACTCACATAGTCTGCAGGAGGTGCGGGAGGAGGGCCTTCAACGTAGCCAAGGGCTACTGCGCCGCCTGCGGCTACGGAAGGAGCAAGAGGATAAGGAGGTACTCCTGGCAGAACAAGAAGGTCAACAGGGTAAGGATAGTTTGA